One genomic region from Streptomyces sp. NBC_00582 encodes:
- a CDS encoding ATP-binding protein, whose protein sequence is MTEARPAGAAPAPLWEREDAIDGIARAVDALRADRSSSGHLRVLRGEAGVGKTALLAETRRIAEDRGCTVWSARGGETLRSVPFNVVRQLLQPALLSLLPEEAREYLGDWYHIAGPALGVAEPGEGPADPQHVCDGIVAAVSRLASRHYPLVLLIDDAHWADQETLRWLAAFTERLDRLSVLVVVARRSEEVGGERGRHLEAIGEAAGRHVTSIGTLTPASVAGLTRATLGEHADAAFCREVWAVTDGNPYDTVELLAKVKDKGLDPTESSATELRPLNRAARGGGLVDRLEELGVEATRFAMAAAILGGVGISIDEASRLAVMGRDTAVRCAELLRTARILTEPDPAAVPAAEGDLEFVHPLIATAVYDSIPSSLRTAMHGIAAKIVTEAGKGLAAASRHLIQVHPEGDQELVEQLRGAAGEHLAVGAPDAARRCLERALEEPPDPDVHARVLYDLGCATLLTAPAKTVEHLRTALTLPGLEGDVRVDAVYRLSQALLHNDQMEEAVRTVEAEADRLDPGPAKMRLQAVQFMWECVHAGEAISPNRSEQLAALAATCTGRDNAERALLILRGFDAVTRGENAEEVVEFCDRALVNGRLAPGLGWTDQVWGIELLMMLSSSYAYTDRLDRADTFFNEALRTYESAGWSGGHLALAHAYLGLGLRRRGKLKEAEESLRKSLHLAERVGRGLPLYWSATCNLVDVLLCRGHVEEAWRVAEACGFAPPYPSTIVLPDPRSVRGRLLLAVGRTAEGINELEEAEKAAAVRGHLNPVMVPWAVDLARALATEDPARAAQLAGDARRRAERFGTDTAIGEALRCAAALETGQRAVRLAHQAVTLLESSPSQYEHAAARIEYGILSRSVSELRRGLTLARTCGADGLVEQAEKALGAR, encoded by the coding sequence ATGACGGAGGCACGGCCGGCGGGGGCCGCCCCGGCTCCCCTGTGGGAGCGCGAGGACGCGATCGACGGCATCGCCCGGGCGGTGGACGCGCTCCGCGCCGACCGCTCCTCCTCGGGCCATCTGCGGGTGCTCCGGGGCGAGGCCGGGGTCGGGAAGACCGCGTTGTTGGCCGAGACCCGCCGTATCGCCGAGGACCGGGGCTGCACGGTCTGGTCGGCCCGCGGCGGCGAGACGCTCCGGTCCGTCCCCTTCAACGTCGTACGGCAGCTCCTGCAGCCCGCGCTGCTGTCCCTGCTGCCGGAGGAGGCCCGCGAGTACCTCGGCGACTGGTACCACATCGCGGGCCCCGCGCTCGGCGTGGCGGAACCGGGCGAGGGCCCCGCCGACCCGCAGCACGTGTGCGACGGGATCGTCGCCGCGGTGAGCCGGCTGGCCTCGCGCCACTACCCGCTCGTGCTGCTGATCGACGACGCGCACTGGGCCGACCAGGAGACCCTGCGCTGGCTCGCGGCCTTCACGGAACGCCTCGACCGGCTCTCCGTCCTGGTCGTCGTCGCCCGCAGGTCCGAGGAGGTGGGCGGCGAGCGGGGCCGCCACCTCGAGGCGATCGGCGAGGCCGCGGGCCGGCACGTCACCAGCATCGGCACCCTCACCCCGGCCTCGGTCGCCGGTCTCACCCGCGCCACCCTCGGGGAGCACGCGGACGCCGCGTTCTGCCGCGAGGTGTGGGCCGTCACCGACGGCAACCCCTACGACACCGTCGAACTCCTCGCCAAGGTCAAGGACAAGGGCCTCGACCCGACCGAGTCCTCGGCCACGGAACTGCGGCCCCTGAACCGGGCGGCGCGCGGCGGCGGACTCGTCGACCGCCTGGAGGAGCTGGGCGTGGAGGCCACCCGCTTCGCCATGGCGGCCGCCATCCTCGGCGGCGTCGGCATCTCCATCGACGAGGCGTCCCGGCTCGCCGTCATGGGCCGCGACACCGCGGTGCGCTGCGCCGAACTGCTGCGCACCGCCCGTATCCTCACCGAACCCGACCCGGCCGCCGTCCCCGCCGCCGAGGGCGACCTCGAGTTCGTCCACCCGCTCATCGCCACCGCCGTCTACGACAGCATCCCCTCCAGTCTGCGCACCGCGATGCACGGCATCGCCGCCAAGATCGTCACCGAGGCCGGCAAGGGCCTCGCCGCGGCCTCCCGCCATCTCATCCAGGTCCACCCGGAGGGCGACCAGGAACTCGTCGAGCAACTGCGCGGGGCGGCCGGCGAACACCTCGCCGTCGGCGCCCCGGACGCGGCCCGCCGCTGTCTTGAGCGCGCCCTGGAGGAACCGCCCGACCCGGACGTCCACGCGCGCGTGCTGTACGACCTCGGCTGCGCCACCCTCCTCACCGCGCCCGCGAAGACCGTGGAGCATCTGCGCACCGCGCTCACCCTGCCCGGCCTGGAGGGCGACGTCCGGGTCGACGCCGTCTACCGCCTCTCCCAGGCCCTGCTGCACAACGACCAGATGGAGGAGGCCGTCCGCACCGTCGAGGCGGAGGCCGACCGGCTCGACCCGGGCCCGGCGAAGATGCGGCTGCAGGCCGTGCAGTTCATGTGGGAGTGCGTGCACGCGGGCGAGGCGATCTCCCCCAACCGCTCCGAGCAGCTCGCCGCGCTCGCCGCGACCTGCACCGGCCGCGACAACGCCGAGCGCGCCCTGCTCATCCTGCGCGGCTTCGACGCCGTGACCCGCGGGGAGAACGCCGAGGAGGTCGTCGAGTTCTGCGACCGCGCCCTCGTCAACGGCCGCCTCGCCCCGGGCCTCGGCTGGACCGACCAGGTGTGGGGCATCGAACTGCTCATGATGCTCTCCAGCTCCTACGCCTACACCGACCGCCTCGACCGCGCCGACACCTTCTTCAACGAGGCCCTGCGCACCTATGAGTCGGCCGGCTGGAGCGGCGGCCATCTCGCCCTCGCGCACGCCTACCTCGGACTCGGACTGCGCCGCCGGGGCAAGCTGAAGGAGGCCGAGGAGTCCCTGCGCAAGTCCCTCCACCTCGCCGAGCGCGTCGGCCGCGGACTGCCCCTGTACTGGTCGGCCACCTGCAACCTCGTCGACGTGCTGCTGTGCCGCGGCCATGTCGAGGAGGCGTGGCGGGTCGCCGAGGCGTGCGGTTTCGCCCCGCCCTACCCGTCCACGATCGTGCTGCCCGACCCGCGCTCGGTGCGCGGCCGGCTGCTGCTCGCCGTCGGCCGCACCGCCGAGGGGATCAACGAGCTGGAGGAGGCGGAGAAGGCCGCCGCCGTCCGCGGCCACCTCAACCCCGTGATGGTCCCCTGGGCCGTCGACCTCGCCCGGGCCCTCGCGACCGAGGACCCGGCCCGTGCGGCACAGCTCGCCGGAGACGCCCGCCGCCGGGCCGAGCGCTTCGGCACGGACACCGCGATCGGTGAGGCGCTGCGGTGCGCCGCCGCGCTGGAGACCGGTCAGCGGGCGGTGCGCCTCGCTCATCAGGCGGTCACGCTGTTGGAGTCCTCGCCCAGCCAGTACGAGCACGCGGCCGCGCGGATCGAGTACGGCATCCTGTCGCGGTCGGTCTCCGAACTGCGGCGGGGTCTGACACTGGCGCGGACCTGCGGGGCGGACGGATTGGTGGAGCAGGCGGAGAAGGCCCTGGGAGCCCGCTGA
- a CDS encoding DUF2510 domain-containing protein — translation MTQVTPPGWYPDPGQTSDGPATERWWDGKAWTDQTRPAGSAAAWGPPAQTPADGAYAAYPTYPAYPAPPQGSGPRRGLRTGIAVAAAVAVLASIGVGVYALSKDDGGSGGGTAQGPGGQGGPGGNGGGFGGSGGSGGGPGGSGGSGDSGGSGGASPSPQESEAPKIKSGSVTDALNGISIPIPSGWYGQEGSSGAAVTSESSYKCPGDTSKSCTKGGVYSSPVELLGTKGGTAEEVAKADIAENAEQSYGGDTYGEISSHQVLASKAVTVAGQKGYLVRWKAVTSKGADGYVESLVFPAPADSKRLVVLRFGLDADQNVSVIDTITKGIKVASGGGSGTNV, via the coding sequence ATGACGCAGGTGACTCCTCCCGGGTGGTACCCCGACCCGGGGCAGACAAGTGACGGTCCCGCCACCGAGCGCTGGTGGGACGGCAAGGCGTGGACGGACCAGACCCGCCCCGCGGGCTCGGCCGCCGCATGGGGTCCGCCCGCGCAGACCCCGGCCGACGGGGCGTATGCGGCGTACCCGACCTATCCGGCGTATCCGGCACCCCCGCAGGGCAGCGGCCCGCGGCGCGGACTGCGCACGGGGATAGCCGTCGCGGCGGCGGTCGCGGTCCTCGCCAGCATCGGGGTGGGCGTGTACGCGCTGTCCAAGGACGACGGCGGCAGCGGCGGCGGTACGGCGCAGGGGCCGGGCGGTCAGGGCGGACCGGGTGGCAACGGCGGGGGCTTCGGCGGCTCGGGCGGCTCCGGCGGTGGGCCCGGCGGCTCCGGTGGTTCCGGGGACTCGGGCGGTTCGGGCGGCGCCTCGCCGTCGCCGCAGGAGTCCGAGGCGCCGAAGATCAAGAGTGGGTCGGTGACCGACGCGCTCAACGGGATCAGCATCCCGATCCCGAGCGGCTGGTACGGGCAGGAGGGCAGCTCCGGCGCCGCCGTGACGTCCGAGTCCTCGTACAAGTGCCCGGGCGACACCTCCAAGTCCTGCACCAAGGGCGGTGTGTACTCCTCGCCGGTGGAGCTGCTGGGCACCAAGGGCGGCACCGCCGAGGAGGTCGCCAAGGCGGACATCGCCGAGAACGCGGAGCAGTCCTACGGCGGCGACACCTACGGCGAGATCAGCTCGCACCAGGTACTCGCCTCCAAGGCGGTGACCGTCGCCGGGCAGAAGGGCTATCTGGTGCGCTGGAAGGCGGTCACCAGCAAGGGCGCCGACGGGTACGTGGAGTCGCTGGTGTTCCCGGCCCCGGCCGACAGCAAGCGGCTGGTGGTGCTGCGGTTCGGCCTGGACGCCGACCAGAACGTGTCGGTCATCGACACCATCACGAAGGGGATCAAGGTCGCCTCGGGCGGCGGCAGCGGTACGAACGTGTGA
- a CDS encoding TetR/AcrR family transcriptional regulator, protein MTSQAAEGPEPVAATRRSKITPAREKEFFDAVLEQIRECGYEAVTMEGVAATTRCSKSTLYRQWKTKPQFVVAALRSRRTGRLAGIDTGSLAGDLCEAARATGRWSSHDSKLLQALGHAVHGDEDLARALREALIDPEIQALRTILRRGVERGEIPADHPALEYIPAQMFGVVRARPVVDGEYADPDYLVRFVEAAVLPALGLGGPSPHRPRPPSTG, encoded by the coding sequence ATGACGTCGCAGGCCGCGGAGGGACCGGAGCCGGTCGCCGCAACGCGCCGCTCCAAGATCACGCCCGCGCGTGAGAAGGAGTTCTTCGACGCCGTCCTCGAACAGATCCGCGAGTGCGGATACGAAGCGGTCACCATGGAGGGCGTCGCCGCCACCACCCGGTGCAGCAAGTCCACGCTCTACCGGCAGTGGAAGACCAAGCCCCAGTTCGTCGTGGCGGCGCTGCGCTCCCGCCGGACCGGGCGGCTGGCCGGCATCGACACCGGCTCCCTCGCCGGCGACCTGTGCGAGGCCGCGCGGGCCACGGGCCGCTGGTCGTCGCACGACAGCAAGCTGCTGCAGGCCCTCGGCCACGCGGTCCACGGCGACGAGGACCTCGCGCGGGCACTGCGCGAGGCGCTGATCGACCCCGAGATCCAGGCGCTGAGGACGATCCTGCGCCGCGGCGTCGAACGGGGCGAGATCCCCGCCGACCACCCCGCGCTGGAGTACATCCCGGCCCAGATGTTCGGCGTCGTCCGCGCCCGTCCCGTCGTCGACGGGGAGTACGCCGACCCGGACTACCTGGTCCGGTTCGTGGAGGCCGCCGTCCTGCCCGCGCTCGGGCTCGGCGGGCCGTCACCGCACAGACCCAGGCCGCCGTCCACGGGATGA
- a CDS encoding phosphatase PAP2 family protein, whose product MNARTEPEQAEPVQPARPPIVRELLLVAGLFLVYKWGRQLATGHTAEAFRNAGDVWHAERWLRLPGEGAVQSLLLHGDVLVRVANTYYATVHFPATLAFLVWLYLRRPAHYVWARRVLAAVTAAALVLHLTFPLAPPRMLAAAGLVDTARVYGPSVYGPPRTDHLSNQFAAMPSLHFGWALMVAIGLIVATRSRWRWLWLLHPLVTLVVIVGTANHYWLDAIVAGALLGAVLVVIHAPARTATTAGRSGPRPVRAQSGDPVLVGAAR is encoded by the coding sequence ATGAATGCCCGCACCGAGCCTGAACAAGCGGAGCCGGTCCAGCCGGCCCGGCCGCCGATAGTCAGGGAGCTCCTGCTCGTCGCAGGGCTCTTCCTCGTCTACAAATGGGGGCGGCAGCTGGCCACCGGCCACACGGCCGAGGCCTTCCGCAACGCCGGTGACGTGTGGCACGCGGAGCGGTGGCTGCGCCTGCCCGGCGAGGGCGCGGTGCAGTCCCTGCTGCTGCACGGGGACGTGCTGGTCCGGGTCGCGAACACCTACTACGCGACCGTGCACTTCCCGGCCACCCTGGCCTTCCTGGTCTGGCTCTACCTGCGGCGCCCGGCGCACTACGTGTGGGCCCGGCGGGTGCTGGCCGCCGTCACCGCGGCCGCGCTGGTGCTGCATCTGACGTTCCCGCTCGCCCCGCCCCGGATGCTCGCGGCGGCGGGCCTGGTGGACACCGCGCGGGTCTACGGCCCCTCCGTGTACGGGCCGCCGCGGACGGACCATCTGTCGAACCAGTTCGCGGCGATGCCCTCGCTGCACTTCGGCTGGGCCCTGATGGTCGCGATCGGGCTGATCGTGGCGACCCGGTCGCGGTGGCGGTGGCTGTGGCTGCTGCATCCGCTGGTGACGCTGGTGGTGATCGTGGGGACGGCGAACCACTACTGGCTCGACGCGATCGTGGCGGGCGCCCTGCTCGGCGCGGTGCTCGTGGTGATCCACGCGCCGGCGCGGACGGCGACCACGGCCGGCCGGAGCGGTCCGCGGCCGGTCCGGGCACAGAGCGGCGACCCCGTCCTGGTGGGGGCGGCCCGATGA
- a CDS encoding phospholipid scramblase-related protein produces the protein MTTHSNTPAGWYPDPHGAAQTLRYWDGTRWTEHTHADQPGQAAPGIPAQPAGPDPRVQRQVQQQAGVAPSGPGGGTLFSEPVLVVNQKAKLIELTNEYKVMDQQGNQLGSVVQVGQSALRKIIRFVASIDQYFTHKLEIRDAQGRPVLLLTRPAKIFKSRVIVTRPDGQQVGEIVQQNVFGKINFAINAGGQQIGAIKAENWRAWNFAIVDHAENEVARITKTWEGLAKTMFTTADNYVLQIHYQLPEPLLSLVVATALTVDTALKQDARGLG, from the coding sequence GTGACCACGCATTCGAACACACCTGCAGGCTGGTACCCGGATCCGCACGGCGCGGCCCAGACCCTGCGCTACTGGGACGGCACCCGGTGGACCGAGCACACACACGCCGACCAGCCGGGGCAGGCCGCGCCGGGCATCCCGGCGCAGCCGGCCGGGCCCGACCCGCGCGTGCAGCGCCAGGTGCAGCAGCAGGCCGGGGTCGCCCCGAGCGGCCCCGGCGGCGGCACGCTGTTCAGCGAGCCGGTGCTGGTGGTGAACCAGAAGGCGAAGCTCATCGAACTGACCAACGAGTACAAGGTCATGGACCAGCAGGGCAACCAGCTCGGCTCGGTCGTCCAGGTCGGCCAGAGCGCCCTGCGCAAGATCATTCGGTTCGTCGCCAGCATCGACCAGTACTTCACCCACAAGCTGGAGATCCGCGACGCCCAGGGGCGGCCCGTGCTGCTGCTGACCCGCCCGGCGAAGATATTCAAGTCACGGGTGATCGTGACGCGCCCGGACGGCCAGCAGGTCGGTGAGATCGTCCAGCAGAACGTCTTCGGGAAGATCAACTTCGCCATCAACGCGGGCGGTCAGCAGATCGGCGCCATCAAGGCGGAGAACTGGCGGGCGTGGAACTTCGCCATCGTCGACCACGCGGAGAACGAGGTCGCCCGGATCACCAAGACCTGGGAGGGCCTCGCCAAGACGATGTTCACCACCGCCGACAACTACGTCCTGCAGATCCACTACCAGCTCCCCGAACCGCTGCTGAGCCTGGTCGTCGCGACGGCCCTCACGGTGGACACGGCCCTGAAGCAGGACGCCCGTGGCTTGGGCTGA
- a CDS encoding phosphocholine-specific phospholipase C, with protein sequence MSEVNRRRFLQLAGATTAFTALSGSIERAAALPANHRTGSIEDVEHIVVLMQENRSFDHYFGTLRGVRGFGDPRPVTLANGRPVWHQSDGTKDVLPFHPDADDLGMAFLQDLPHGWNDGHAAFHGGKYDGWIAAKSATTMAYLNRQDIPFHYALADAFTLCDAYHCSFIGSTDPNRYYLWTGYTGNDGKGGGPVLGNDEAGYNWTTYPERLEKAGVSWKIYQDVGDGLDKAGGWGWIEDAYRGNYGDNSLLYFTQYQNAQPGDPLYDKARTGTDARKGEGFFDRLRADVTGGKLPQISWIVAPEAFTEHPNWPANYGAWYVAQVLDALTSDPKVWARTALFITYDENDGFFDHVVPAFPPASAAQGRSTVDTGPDVFKGDGSHVAGPYGLGQRVPMLVVSPWSKGGYVCSETFDHTSVIRFMERRFGVHEPNISPWRRTVCGDLTSAFDFGRTDTRPVSLPDTDGYEPPDKDRHPDYLPTPPAIPVLPRQERGHRPTRPLKYAPFVDGSANGAAGEITLTFASGAKAGAAFLVTSGNRADGPWSYTTGSGKTLSDTWNPATSGGSYDLTVHGPNGFLRTFRGKEPGLEAIARHVGDGLDLTFTNKTSHPAVLKLADGYGGRTATVRVRAGAVVRHSVDLTRSRRWYDLTVTADVDADFVRRFAGHVENGRPGVSDPAIVTD encoded by the coding sequence ATGTCCGAGGTCAACCGGCGTCGCTTCCTCCAACTCGCGGGCGCCACCACCGCGTTCACCGCGCTCTCCGGCAGCATCGAGCGCGCCGCCGCGCTGCCCGCGAACCACCGCACGGGGTCGATCGAGGACGTCGAGCACATCGTCGTCCTGATGCAGGAGAACCGCTCCTTCGACCACTACTTCGGCACGCTGAGGGGCGTCCGCGGCTTCGGCGACCCGCGCCCGGTGACCCTCGCGAACGGCAGGCCGGTCTGGCACCAGTCCGACGGCACCAAGGACGTCCTGCCCTTCCACCCCGACGCCGACGACCTGGGGATGGCCTTCCTCCAGGACCTCCCGCACGGCTGGAACGACGGCCACGCCGCCTTCCACGGGGGCAAGTACGACGGCTGGATCGCCGCCAAGTCCGCGACGACGATGGCGTATCTCAACCGCCAGGACATCCCGTTCCACTACGCGCTGGCCGACGCCTTCACCCTCTGCGACGCCTACCACTGCTCGTTCATCGGCTCGACCGACCCCAACCGCTACTACCTGTGGACCGGTTACACCGGCAACGACGGCAAGGGCGGCGGCCCGGTCCTCGGCAACGACGAGGCCGGCTACAACTGGACGACGTATCCGGAGCGGCTGGAGAAGGCGGGCGTCTCCTGGAAGATCTACCAGGACGTCGGCGACGGTCTGGACAAGGCCGGCGGCTGGGGCTGGATCGAGGACGCCTATCGCGGCAACTACGGCGACAACTCCCTGCTGTACTTCACCCAGTACCAGAACGCCCAGCCGGGCGACCCCCTGTACGACAAGGCCCGTACCGGCACCGACGCCCGCAAGGGCGAGGGCTTCTTCGACCGGCTCAGGGCGGACGTCACGGGCGGGAAGCTGCCGCAGATCTCCTGGATCGTCGCCCCCGAGGCCTTCACCGAGCACCCCAACTGGCCCGCGAACTACGGCGCCTGGTACGTCGCCCAGGTCCTCGACGCCCTCACCTCGGACCCGAAGGTGTGGGCGAGGACCGCCCTGTTCATCACGTACGACGAGAACGACGGCTTCTTCGACCACGTGGTCCCGGCGTTCCCGCCCGCCTCCGCCGCGCAGGGCAGGTCCACGGTCGACACCGGCCCGGACGTCTTCAAGGGCGACGGCTCCCATGTCGCCGGCCCCTACGGCCTCGGCCAGCGTGTCCCGATGCTGGTCGTCTCCCCATGGAGCAAGGGCGGTTACGTCTGCTCCGAGACCTTCGACCACACCTCCGTCATCCGGTTCATGGAGCGCCGCTTCGGCGTCCACGAGCCGAACATCTCGCCCTGGCGGCGCACGGTCTGCGGCGACCTGACCTCCGCGTTCGACTTCGGCCGCACGGACACCCGCCCGGTCTCCCTGCCCGACACCGACGGCTACGAGCCCCCGGACAAGGACCGCCACCCGGACTACTTGCCCACCCCGCCCGCGATCCCCGTCCTGCCGAGGCAGGAGCGCGGCCACCGCCCCACCCGTCCGCTCAAGTACGCCCCGTTCGTGGACGGTTCGGCGAACGGCGCGGCCGGCGAGATCACCCTCACCTTCGCCTCCGGCGCCAAGGCCGGTGCCGCCTTCCTCGTCACCTCCGGCAACCGCGCGGACGGGCCCTGGAGTTACACCACCGGCTCGGGCAAGACCCTCTCCGACACCTGGAACCCCGCCACCTCCGGCGGCTCCTACGACCTGACCGTGCACGGCCCCAACGGCTTCCTGCGCACCTTCCGGGGCAAGGAGCCGGGCCTCGAGGCGATCGCGCGGCACGTCGGCGACGGCCTCGACCTCACCTTCACCAACAAGACCTCCCACCCGGCCGTGCTGAAGCTCGCCGACGGCTACGGCGGCCGGACCGCGACCGTGCGGGTGCGCGCCGGAGCCGTCGTGCGGCACTCCGTCGACCTGACGCGGAGCCGGCGCTGGTACGACCTCACCGTCACGGCCGACGTCGACGCCGACTTCGTACGGCGGTTCGCCGGACATGTCGAGAACGGGCGCCCCGGCGTCAGCGACCCGGCGATCGTCACGGATTAG
- the pelF gene encoding GT4 family glycosyltransferase PelF — MHVPHGARRSGAARVTLLTEGTYPHSHGGVSVWCDQLVQGMPDIDFDVIAVTGTGREAVVWDLPAHVSRVLSVPMWGDPPEGRAPRGRARARLARCYEEFLTALLDPRAEDRFGPALYTLGRAAADGALGPFLRGDRAIAILTSVWNRPGLAVREARPTLHDALTATALLEHALRPLAAPAPETGVAHAVSGGVAVLPGLAAHERHGVPLLLTEHGVYLRERYLGYRTAPYRWPVKAVVLGFFRLLAEETYRRAALITPGNRYNRLWEEQGGAAPESIRTVYNGVDPAAFPPAGPEPDTLTLSWAGRVDPIKDLETLIRAFALVRAELPDCRLRLFGGTPRGGEAYRERCEALAAELGQADAVTFEGRVDDIKDAYAAGTVVMLSSISEGFPFTLIEAMSCGRTTVSTDVGGVREAVGDTGLVVPPRDPRSMASAALELLGDPVRRRAMGEAARLRVIEQFTLRRTVDTFRSLYLELPTAAREPAAIPVPPRPLAPVGTVAG; from the coding sequence ATGCACGTTCCCCACGGCGCGCGCCGCTCCGGCGCGGCGCGCGTCACCCTGCTCACCGAAGGCACCTACCCGCACAGTCACGGCGGTGTGAGCGTCTGGTGCGACCAACTCGTCCAGGGCATGCCCGACATCGACTTCGACGTCATCGCCGTCACCGGCACCGGACGCGAGGCCGTCGTCTGGGACCTGCCCGCCCATGTCTCGCGCGTGCTGTCCGTCCCGATGTGGGGCGACCCGCCCGAGGGCCGCGCGCCCCGGGGCCGCGCCCGCGCCCGGCTCGCCCGCTGCTACGAGGAGTTCCTCACCGCCCTGCTCGACCCGCGCGCCGAGGACCGCTTCGGGCCCGCCCTGTACACGCTGGGCCGGGCCGCGGCGGACGGAGCGCTCGGCCCGTTCCTGCGGGGCGACCGGGCGATCGCGATCCTCACCTCGGTGTGGAACCGGCCGGGCCTCGCGGTGCGCGAGGCGCGCCCGACCCTGCACGACGCGCTCACCGCGACCGCCCTCCTGGAGCACGCCCTGCGCCCGCTCGCCGCACCCGCCCCCGAGACCGGGGTGGCCCACGCGGTCAGCGGCGGAGTGGCCGTCCTGCCGGGCCTCGCCGCCCACGAACGGCACGGTGTACCGCTGCTGTTGACCGAGCACGGCGTGTATCTGCGCGAGCGCTACCTCGGCTACCGCACCGCGCCCTACCGCTGGCCGGTGAAGGCGGTCGTCCTCGGCTTCTTCCGGCTGCTGGCGGAGGAGACCTACCGGCGGGCCGCCCTGATCACCCCGGGCAACCGCTACAACCGGCTGTGGGAGGAGCAGGGCGGCGCCGCCCCGGAGTCCATCCGCACCGTCTACAACGGCGTGGACCCGGCCGCGTTCCCGCCCGCCGGGCCCGAGCCCGACACGCTCACCCTGAGCTGGGCCGGCCGGGTCGACCCGATCAAGGACCTGGAGACCCTGATCCGGGCCTTCGCGCTCGTCCGGGCCGAACTCCCCGACTGCCGCCTGAGGTTGTTCGGCGGCACCCCGCGCGGCGGGGAGGCGTACCGCGAGCGGTGCGAGGCGCTCGCCGCCGAGCTGGGACAGGCGGACGCCGTCACCTTCGAGGGCCGGGTCGACGACATCAAGGACGCCTACGCGGCCGGCACCGTCGTGATGCTGTCCAGCATCAGCGAGGGCTTTCCGTTCACGCTGATCGAGGCCATGTCGTGCGGGCGGACGACCGTCTCCACCGATGTGGGCGGAGTGCGGGAGGCGGTCGGCGACACCGGGCTCGTGGTACCGCCCCGCGACCCCCGCTCGATGGCCTCCGCCGCGCTGGAGCTGCTGGGCGACCCGGTACGGCGCCGCGCGATGGGCGAGGCGGCCCGGCTGCGGGTGATCGAGCAGTTCACCCTGCGCCGGACCGTCGACACCTTCCGCTCCCTCTACCTCGAACTGCCCACGGCGGCGCGGGAACCCGCGGCGATACCCGTGCCGCCCCGTCCGCTCGCTCCGGTCGGCACGGTCGCCGGATGA
- a CDS encoding GDP-mannose 4,6-dehydratase, protein MTSTPLAAVTGAEGFIGSHLTEALVASGHRVRAMAQYNSFSSYGWLETLHPDVLDQVEIVLGDVRDPGSVRGLLEGADTAYHLAALIAIPYSYRAPHSYVDTNVTGTLNVLEAVRALGTPRLVHTSTSETYGTARTVPITEDHPINTQSPYAASKAGGDRLADSYHASFDTPVVTLRPFNTFGPRQSMRAVIPTVIGQVAAGERTLTLGDLRPTRDFTFVKDTARAFLAVGTAPAERVVGRTFNAGTGGEISVGDLVALIGKVMDTALDVREDTARIRPANSEVMRLVADASRLAAATGWQPAHTLEEGLAQTVEFFRDPAHLARYKTGIYNI, encoded by the coding sequence TTGACCTCCACACCGCTCGCCGCCGTCACCGGGGCCGAGGGCTTCATCGGCTCGCATCTCACCGAGGCGCTGGTCGCCTCCGGGCACCGGGTGCGGGCCATGGCCCAGTACAACTCGTTCTCCTCGTACGGCTGGCTGGAGACCCTGCACCCGGACGTCCTCGACCAGGTGGAGATCGTCCTGGGCGACGTCCGGGACCCGGGCTCGGTGCGCGGCCTGCTCGAAGGGGCCGACACGGCCTACCACCTGGCCGCGCTCATCGCGATCCCGTACTCGTACCGGGCACCGCACAGCTATGTGGACACCAACGTCACCGGCACGCTGAACGTGCTGGAGGCGGTGCGCGCGCTGGGCACGCCCCGGCTGGTGCACACCTCCACCAGTGAGACGTACGGCACCGCGCGGACCGTGCCGATCACCGAGGACCACCCCATCAACACCCAGTCCCCGTACGCCGCTTCGAAGGCCGGCGGGGACCGGCTGGCCGACAGCTACCACGCCAGCTTCGACACTCCCGTGGTGACGCTGCGGCCGTTCAACACCTTCGGGCCGCGCCAGTCGATGCGCGCGGTCATCCCCACCGTGATCGGCCAGGTGGCGGCCGGCGAACGCACCCTCACCCTGGGCGACCTCCGGCCCACCCGGGACTTCACCTTCGTCAAGGACACCGCGCGGGCGTTCCTCGCCGTCGGCACCGCGCCCGCCGAACGGGTGGTGGGCCGCACCTTCAACGCCGGGACCGGCGGGGAGATCTCGGTCGGCGACCTGGTCGCACTGATCGGGAAGGTGATGGACACCGCGCTCGACGTCCGCGAGGACACCGCGCGCATCCGGCCCGCGAACTCCGAGGTGATGCGGCTGGTCGCGGACGCGAGCCGGCTCGCCGCCGCCACCGGCTGGCAGCCCGCGCACACCCTGGAGGAAGGCCTCGCGCAGACCGTGGAGTTCTTCCGCGACCCGGCCCATCTGGCCCGCTACAAGACCGGCATCTACAACATCTGA